A DNA window from Lujinxingia litoralis contains the following coding sequences:
- a CDS encoding DUF1153 domain-containing protein yields MSEELPEDIKRWTSKRRTALVLQIIRGETTVNEAARQYDLKPGEIEQWYETFLDAGENGLKSRPKEEMERKDAQIAKLQQKIGELVMDIDIIKEVHHMAKLDPFGSGWRSED; encoded by the coding sequence ATGAGCGAAGAGTTACCTGAAGACATCAAGCGTTGGACCTCGAAGCGTCGTACCGCACTGGTGCTGCAGATTATCCGCGGAGAGACCACGGTGAACGAGGCTGCGCGCCAGTACGACCTCAAGCCCGGCGAGATTGAGCAGTGGTACGAGACCTTCCTGGATGCGGGTGAAAACGGGCTGAAGAGCCGGCCGAAGGAAGAGATGGAGCGCAAGGATGCCCAAATCGCCAAGCTCCAGCAGAAGATTGGCGAGCTGGTGATGGACATCGACATCATCAAAGAGGTCCATCACATGGCCAAGCTCGACCCTTTTGGCTCAGGGTGGCGCTCCGAGGATTGA
- a CDS encoding penicillin-insensitive murein endopeptidase produces the protein MRIPHAFAPLLLLLAGCATPGAPLQASAPEHVPAPALEPAELAPPAPDFASVARNARAQADLSVALAAALASVDHAVATGAESVGGYWSLPYEPLDAATILDPERTPTGSLSLGTIRQGRLLQPATLDAEGPFHSIIERHRSRNTHFGTHEIIDALLRAAEEVAREHGGAPLRVGNIAFKEGGPIPWSSSHQAGRDADLAFYALDEQGRSVPTPDLITFEDDGRARGYPLQFDVARNWALTRALLTDPEIRVQWLFVSEALKQQMLAHAVSIGEPDELIERAASVLHQPTDAPPHDDHLHVRIGCPLNDRLEGCQDWGPRWPWYEWNDQRVLARALALRPALDHTDPELRARALDFLQQLRPPLAGELVLYHSLNDPLPELRARALELLQELPPRTQAAARAIAQHLHSAELPSEERQSLYRTLAAASTPAAFTVARERLFNPELPLEERLWAAQSLRHDLSPELVLPILDQLPSAPPRLRAALASLLYRITARVDDLDWQLASETQRTQALTRWQHWWSSHHELPREQWLQEALHTLQPDVTWGDLHRIDTLIATLPTLHPAVAMNLSHIISSWTGRWAPRDFQTPAHAHRYWSRWWSRNRERMLNPDAPQAWN, from the coding sequence ATGCGCATCCCCCACGCTTTTGCTCCCCTGCTCCTCCTGCTGGCAGGCTGCGCCACGCCCGGCGCGCCGCTGCAGGCCAGCGCACCAGAACACGTGCCGGCGCCAGCGCTGGAGCCGGCCGAGCTTGCGCCACCGGCACCGGACTTTGCATCGGTTGCCCGCAACGCCCGGGCTCAAGCCGACCTGAGCGTCGCACTCGCCGCGGCCCTCGCCAGCGTCGACCACGCGGTTGCCACCGGCGCCGAGAGCGTCGGGGGCTATTGGAGCCTGCCTTACGAACCCCTGGATGCGGCGACCATCCTCGATCCCGAGCGCACCCCCACCGGTTCACTCTCGCTGGGAACCATCCGCCAGGGGCGCCTGCTCCAACCGGCCACCCTCGACGCCGAGGGGCCCTTCCACAGCATTATTGAACGTCACCGCAGCCGCAACACGCACTTCGGGACGCACGAAATCATCGACGCGCTGCTGCGCGCCGCCGAAGAGGTCGCCCGGGAGCACGGCGGCGCCCCTCTGCGCGTGGGAAATATCGCGTTTAAAGAAGGCGGCCCCATCCCCTGGAGCAGCTCTCATCAGGCCGGCCGTGACGCTGACCTGGCCTTTTACGCGCTCGACGAGCAGGGGCGCTCGGTGCCCACCCCGGATCTCATCACCTTCGAAGACGACGGCCGCGCCCGCGGCTATCCCCTTCAGTTCGATGTCGCCCGCAACTGGGCCTTAACCCGCGCGCTTCTCACTGACCCCGAGATTCGCGTCCAGTGGCTCTTTGTAAGCGAAGCCCTCAAGCAACAGATGCTCGCCCATGCCGTGTCTATCGGCGAGCCCGACGAGCTCATCGAACGCGCCGCCTCGGTCCTTCATCAACCCACCGACGCCCCGCCCCACGATGACCACCTGCATGTGCGCATCGGCTGCCCTCTCAACGACCGCCTGGAAGGCTGCCAGGACTGGGGCCCCCGCTGGCCCTGGTACGAGTGGAACGATCAACGCGTCCTTGCCCGCGCCCTGGCCCTTCGACCGGCCCTGGACCACACCGATCCCGAGCTCCGGGCCCGGGCGCTCGACTTCCTCCAGCAATTGCGCCCTCCGCTGGCCGGAGAGCTGGTGCTTTACCATAGCCTCAACGACCCCCTTCCAGAACTTCGAGCCCGCGCCCTGGAGCTGCTCCAGGAACTCCCCCCCCGTACCCAGGCCGCCGCCCGCGCCATCGCGCAACACCTCCATAGCGCTGAGCTTCCCAGTGAGGAGCGCCAGAGCCTCTACCGTACCCTGGCGGCCGCCTCCACGCCGGCGGCCTTCACCGTAGCGCGTGAGCGCCTCTTCAACCCCGAGCTCCCCCTGGAGGAACGCCTCTGGGCCGCCCAGAGCCTGCGTCACGATCTCTCCCCGGAACTCGTGCTTCCCATCCTCGATCAGCTCCCCTCGGCGCCCCCACGCTTGCGGGCCGCGCTGGCGAGCCTCCTCTACCGAATCACCGCCCGTGTCGACGACCTGGACTGGCAACTCGCCAGCGAAACGCAACGCACTCAGGCCCTGACCCGGTGGCAACACTGGTGGAGCAGCCATCACGAGCTGCCTCGCGAGCAATGGCTCCAGGAAGCGCTCCATACCCTCCAACCCGATGTCACCTGGGGCGACCTTCATCGCATCGACACACTTATCGCGACCCTCCCCACGCTGCACCCGGCGGTGGCCATGAACCTCAGCCATATCATCAGCTCGTGGACCGGGCGGTGGGCTCCCCGTGACTTCCAGACCCCCGCCCACGCGCACCGCTACTGGTCCCGCTGGTGGTCGCGAAATCGCGAGCGGATGCTCAACCCCGACGCCCCCCAGGCCTGGAACTAA
- a CDS encoding glutathione S-transferase family protein, with protein sequence MEDLILTTFEWVPETPRGYVRDIRVRWALEEAGLPYRVESVPFKGRDTEHFSHQPFGQVPWLTDGDISIFESGAILLYLGNRSEALLPADPQERAEATQWLFAALNSVEMASLPWSIFVFSGYTGDTPGWKRLEEFLEARLNHLEPVLAERDWLAGTFSVADILMADVLRLVDRFERLEGHPACREYVARATARPSFVKAHADQLAHFAAAD encoded by the coding sequence ATGGAAGACCTGATTCTCACGACTTTCGAATGGGTTCCCGAGACGCCGCGGGGTTATGTGCGGGACATTCGCGTACGATGGGCATTGGAGGAGGCGGGGCTACCCTATCGGGTGGAGAGCGTGCCATTTAAAGGGCGTGACACGGAGCATTTCTCCCATCAACCCTTTGGCCAGGTGCCCTGGTTGACCGATGGAGACATCTCCATCTTTGAGAGCGGCGCGATCCTGCTTTATCTGGGGAATCGTAGTGAGGCGCTGCTGCCCGCTGATCCTCAAGAACGGGCTGAGGCGACCCAGTGGTTGTTCGCCGCCCTTAATTCTGTGGAGATGGCGAGCCTGCCCTGGTCCATCTTTGTGTTTTCCGGATACACCGGCGATACGCCCGGATGGAAACGTTTGGAAGAGTTTCTGGAGGCTCGCCTCAATCATTTGGAGCCGGTTCTGGCCGAGCGTGATTGGCTCGCGGGAACCTTCTCGGTGGCCGATATCCTCATGGCGGATGTGCTGCGTCTTGTCGATCGTTTCGAGAGGCTGGAGGGACATCCTGCCTGCCGTGAGTATGTCGCGCGCGCTACGGCGCGCCCGTCCTTTGTGAAAGCGCACGCCGATCAGCTGGCGCATTTCGCGGCAGCGGACTGA
- a CDS encoding TraB/GumN family protein: protein MTDTPEPLPPADALATQAEADITRLTVDGKSITLIGTAHISQESVETVRRLISAEEPDTVCVELDEERYRAMTEEQNFDELDLREIIKKGQLVFLMARLALASFQKRMGSYTGVKPGAEMAAAIELANELDLKVELVDRNVRTTLLRAWRKTSFWRRSALAMSLAGGLFERNEIGEEQLAELRQSQNIGAILDQLGDAMPSVKTVLVDERDLFMAHHIRNAPGQRITAVVGAAHVPGLIRRLNAADLPDAVAEVDVVPPRSTLSKMLPWIIPALVIAVFVLGFFRADPGEMQEAAVAWVLANGTLSALGTLIALGHPLTILAAFIAAPLTSLNPTVGAGMVTAFVQTFLAPPRVRDLESFGDDIADWRGWWKNRMARVFLVFFLSSFGSSLGTFVAFGWLKNLL, encoded by the coding sequence ATGACCGATACCCCCGAACCACTCCCGCCCGCCGATGCCCTCGCCACCCAGGCCGAGGCCGACATCACCCGTCTGACCGTCGATGGTAAGTCCATCACCCTCATCGGCACCGCGCACATCTCTCAGGAGTCGGTCGAAACCGTTCGACGCCTCATCTCCGCCGAAGAACCCGACACCGTCTGCGTGGAGCTCGACGAGGAGCGCTACCGGGCGATGACCGAGGAGCAGAACTTCGACGAGCTCGACCTGCGCGAGATCATCAAGAAGGGGCAACTCGTCTTCTTAATGGCCCGTCTGGCCCTGGCCTCGTTTCAGAAACGCATGGGCAGCTACACCGGCGTCAAACCCGGCGCCGAGATGGCCGCGGCCATTGAGCTGGCCAACGAGCTCGATCTGAAGGTCGAACTCGTGGATCGCAACGTGCGTACCACCCTGCTGCGGGCCTGGCGAAAGACCTCCTTCTGGCGCCGCTCCGCCCTGGCCATGAGCCTGGCCGGCGGCCTCTTTGAGCGCAACGAAATCGGCGAAGAGCAACTCGCCGAACTCCGCCAGTCCCAGAACATCGGCGCCATCCTCGACCAGCTCGGGGACGCGATGCCCTCGGTCAAAACCGTGCTGGTCGATGAGCGCGATCTCTTCATGGCGCACCACATCCGCAACGCCCCCGGCCAACGCATCACCGCGGTGGTGGGCGCCGCCCACGTCCCCGGGCTTATCCGGCGCCTCAACGCCGCCGACCTCCCCGACGCTGTCGCCGAGGTCGATGTGGTCCCCCCCCGCTCGACCCTCTCGAAGATGCTCCCCTGGATCATCCCGGCCCTGGTCATCGCCGTGTTTGTCCTGGGCTTCTTCCGCGCCGATCCCGGCGAAATGCAAGAAGCCGCCGTAGCCTGGGTCCTCGCCAATGGCACCCTCTCCGCCCTGGGTACTCTCATCGCCCTGGGCCATCCCCTGACCATCCTGGCCGCGTTCATCGCCGCCCCCCTCACCTCGCTCAACCCCACCGTGGGCGCCGGCATGGTCACCGCCTTCGTGCAGACCTTCCTGGCCCCGCCCCGCGTGCGCGACCTGGAGAGCTTCGGCGACGATATCGCCGACTGGCGCGGCTGGTGGAAGAACCGCATGGCGCGGGTCTTCCTCGTCTTCTTCCTCTCCTCCTTCGGCAGCAGCCTGGGCACCTTCGTGGCCTTCGGGTGGCTCAAGAACCTCCTCTGA
- the mgtE gene encoding magnesium transporter, which produces MSLEESSTPFDHDQLAEALKAAVREKHWSQVRLAVTGVPTAEIADAFITLDRSEKVLAFLALPRKLAADLFSYLDFDEANSLLSNLTDEHARELLTNLKPDDRTQLLEELPGQVTQRLLNLLDPEDLREARQLLGYPEESVGRLMTPDYVAVRPQWSIARALQHIRKMGRDSEIISIVYVTAPDWQLLDALELRKLILADPDDTVASLMDRSFVKLSAFDDREEAVRALSRYDVIALPVVDSDGVLLGIVTVDDVLDVAEEEATEDFHKGAAVSPLTKGYRESSILDLFQKRIGWLLILVVVNLLSSAVISAYEETLATVIALAFFIPLLIGSGGNTGAQSATLMVRAIATDDVDLSQWLSCVGKEVAVGLSLGASMGLASALLGLFRGGWMLGVVVGLSMLGIVLVANLVGTILPFILTRARIDPAIASSPLITTIADASGLLIYFGTASFFIQAGLIG; this is translated from the coding sequence ATGTCTCTCGAAGAAAGCTCCACTCCCTTTGATCACGACCAGCTCGCCGAAGCCCTCAAGGCCGCGGTCCGTGAGAAGCACTGGAGCCAGGTCCGGCTGGCGGTGACCGGCGTGCCCACCGCCGAGATCGCCGACGCCTTCATCACCCTGGACCGCTCCGAAAAGGTCCTGGCGTTTCTGGCACTGCCCCGAAAGCTTGCCGCCGATCTCTTCAGCTATCTGGACTTTGATGAGGCCAACAGCCTGCTCTCTAATCTCACCGATGAGCACGCCCGGGAGCTGCTGACCAACCTCAAGCCTGACGACCGTACCCAGCTCCTGGAAGAGCTCCCCGGCCAGGTCACCCAGCGCCTGCTCAACCTCCTGGACCCCGAAGACCTGCGCGAAGCCCGGCAACTCCTGGGCTACCCCGAGGAGAGCGTCGGCCGGCTGATGACCCCCGACTACGTGGCGGTACGCCCCCAGTGGTCGATCGCCCGCGCCCTGCAGCACATCCGTAAGATGGGTCGGGACTCCGAGATCATCTCCATCGTCTACGTCACCGCTCCCGACTGGCAGCTCCTCGACGCCCTGGAGCTGCGCAAACTGATCCTGGCCGACCCCGACGATACCGTCGCCTCCCTGATGGACCGTTCCTTCGTCAAGCTCTCGGCCTTCGACGACCGCGAAGAGGCCGTGCGCGCCCTCTCCCGCTACGACGTCATCGCCCTGCCGGTCGTCGACTCCGACGGCGTGCTCCTGGGTATCGTCACCGTCGATGATGTGCTCGACGTCGCCGAAGAAGAAGCCACCGAGGACTTCCACAAAGGTGCCGCGGTCTCGCCACTGACCAAGGGCTACCGGGAGAGCTCCATCCTCGACCTCTTCCAAAAACGCATCGGCTGGCTGCTGATCCTGGTCGTCGTTAACCTCCTCTCCTCCGCCGTCATCTCGGCCTACGAGGAGACGTTGGCCACCGTCATCGCCCTGGCCTTCTTCATCCCCCTGCTGATCGGCTCCGGCGGCAACACCGGCGCCCAGTCCGCCACGCTGATGGTCCGCGCCATCGCCACCGACGATGTCGACCTCTCCCAGTGGCTCAGCTGCGTGGGTAAAGAAGTCGCCGTCGGCCTGAGTTTGGGAGCCTCCATGGGCCTGGCCAGCGCCCTGCTCGGCCTCTTCCGCGGGGGCTGGATGCTCGGCGTCGTCGTGGGCCTCTCCATGCTGGGCATCGTGCTCGTGGCCAACCTGGTGGGCACCATCCTGCCCTTCATCCTGACGCGTGCCCGCATCGACCCGGCCATCGCCTCCAGCCCGCTGATCACCACCATCGCCGACGCCAGCGGCCTGCTCATCTACTTCGGAACCGCCTCGTTCTTTATTCAAGCCGGCCTGATCGGCTAG
- a CDS encoding ABC transporter ATP-binding protein codes for MSAPTPNKTRQAKQDRPKDAAIGSAFQEQKLGQITDLSIVGRLWSYMRPYRWLFLLSLLSMPALTAVSLAQPWLLQIAIDDYLVPGQLQGLWQVLALYAVSIAAMAALTFGQMYVTQYAGQKALRDLRQELFEHVQGLSSDFFKKNPVGRLMSRMTTDIESLQEALSSGMISMVGDIITLSAIVVILLYKNWQLALASFVVVPVLLGLTALFRHFLRKAFREIRVKIARLYAHLQESITGMSVIQLFVRENISRDEYRDINADYRDANIRSIRYDALLYSVVEAVGSVTIGAIIWYGSGQALEGAITLGVLVAFIEYMQKFFVPIRDLAQKYNFLQSAMASSERVFQLLDTQERIPLAESPSPIPAGPMTIEFKDVWFGYGGDDPVLRGLSFKVNPGERVALVGHTGAGKTTIIKLLTRHHDIERGQILINGVDIRELDLQELRQRFAVVLQDVFLFSDTVRENLTMGDASLSEDALQRACDLVHATEMIERLDGGLEYPVSERGQNLSAGQKQLLAFARAILRDPHVLILDEATANVDTDTEALIQDAIERLLARQTSLVIAHRLSTIQRADRILVLHKGQLLEQGTHHQLVAAGGHYATLYRLQYATGAEIAATSPGCSPAP; via the coding sequence ATGAGCGCCCCGACTCCCAACAAAACTCGCCAGGCAAAGCAGGACCGCCCCAAAGACGCGGCCATCGGCTCGGCCTTTCAAGAGCAGAAGCTCGGCCAGATCACCGATCTCTCCATCGTCGGCCGTCTGTGGAGCTACATGCGGCCGTACCGCTGGCTCTTTCTGCTCTCGCTCTTGTCGATGCCCGCGCTCACCGCGGTGTCCCTGGCGCAGCCCTGGCTCTTGCAGATCGCCATCGACGACTACCTGGTCCCCGGGCAACTCCAGGGGCTCTGGCAGGTGCTGGCCCTCTACGCGGTGAGCATCGCCGCCATGGCGGCGCTGACCTTCGGGCAGATGTACGTCACGCAGTACGCCGGGCAGAAAGCCCTGCGCGACCTGCGCCAGGAGCTCTTCGAGCACGTCCAGGGGCTCTCCTCCGACTTTTTTAAGAAGAACCCCGTCGGCCGCCTGATGTCGCGGATGACCACCGACATTGAATCGCTTCAGGAGGCCCTCTCCTCGGGCATGATCTCGATGGTCGGTGACATCATCACCCTCTCCGCCATCGTGGTGATCCTCCTCTACAAAAACTGGCAGCTCGCCCTGGCCAGCTTTGTCGTCGTCCCGGTGCTTTTGGGGCTCACCGCGCTGTTTCGGCACTTTTTGCGCAAGGCCTTCCGGGAGATTCGCGTCAAGATTGCGCGCCTCTACGCCCACCTGCAGGAGAGCATCACCGGGATGAGCGTCATCCAGCTCTTCGTGCGCGAAAACATCAGCCGCGACGAGTACCGCGATATCAACGCCGACTACCGCGACGCCAATATCCGTTCGATCCGCTACGACGCCCTGCTCTACTCGGTGGTCGAGGCCGTCGGCTCGGTCACCATCGGGGCGATCATCTGGTACGGCAGCGGCCAGGCCCTGGAGGGCGCGATCACCCTGGGCGTGCTCGTGGCCTTCATCGAGTACATGCAGAAATTCTTCGTGCCCATCCGCGATCTCGCGCAGAAGTACAACTTTCTGCAGAGCGCGATGGCCAGCAGCGAGCGCGTCTTCCAGCTCCTCGACACCCAGGAGCGTATCCCCCTGGCCGAGTCCCCCTCGCCCATCCCCGCCGGACCGATGACCATTGAGTTTAAGGATGTCTGGTTCGGCTACGGAGGCGACGATCCGGTGCTGCGCGGCCTCTCCTTTAAGGTGAACCCGGGCGAACGCGTCGCGCTCGTCGGGCATACCGGCGCCGGTAAAACCACGATCATCAAGCTCCTGACCCGCCATCACGATATTGAGCGCGGCCAGATCCTGATCAACGGCGTCGACATCCGTGAGCTCGACCTCCAGGAGCTTCGCCAGCGCTTTGCCGTCGTCCTCCAGGATGTCTTCCTCTTTAGCGACACGGTCCGCGAAAACCTCACGATGGGCGACGCCTCGCTCTCGGAGGACGCGCTCCAGCGAGCCTGCGATCTTGTCCACGCCACCGAGATGATCGAGCGCCTCGACGGGGGCCTGGAGTACCCGGTCTCCGAGCGCGGGCAAAACCTCTCGGCCGGCCAGAAACAACTCCTAGCCTTTGCCCGCGCCATCCTGCGCGACCCGCACGTGCTGATCCTCGATGAGGCCACGGCCAACGTCGACACCGACACCGAGGCCCTGATCCAGGACGCTATCGAACGCCTCCTGGCTCGCCAGACCTCGCTGGTCATTGCCCACCGCCTCTCCACCATCCAGCGCGCCGACCGCATCCTGGTCCTTCATAAAGGTCAGCTTCTGGAGCAGGGCACCCACCACCAGCTCGTCGCCGCCGGCGGACACTACGCCACCCTCTACCGCCTGCAGTACGCCACCGGCGCCGAAATCGCGGCGACCTCGCCAGGCTGCTCCCCGGCCCCTTAA
- a CDS encoding DUF507 family protein: MRLYGGQVPVIAEEIIRTLTRGGDLEIASENLPEVELDIQSVLREFIRLDRELTERAKDIAIKYGDSSVGREKRKLAKAKGLELSDDPLGYIISQIIETFFHSNFVDEVYSTDNDLRRKISPILKRHTNVQEELDQEVRGKIKNLEEGSAAWEIEYEKVMGNLKRLKNLE; the protein is encoded by the coding sequence ATGCGCTTATATGGCGGACAAGTACCGGTCATCGCTGAAGAGATCATTCGCACGCTGACCCGCGGCGGAGATCTGGAGATCGCTTCGGAGAATCTTCCCGAGGTTGAACTCGATATCCAGTCGGTTCTGCGCGAATTCATTCGCCTGGATCGCGAGCTTACCGAACGGGCCAAGGATATTGCCATTAAGTATGGTGATAGCAGCGTTGGTCGTGAAAAACGAAAGCTGGCCAAGGCCAAAGGTCTTGAACTCAGCGATGATCCTCTCGGCTACATTATCTCCCAGATCATTGAGACCTTCTTCCACTCGAACTTTGTCGATGAGGTCTACTCGACGGACAACGACTTACGACGCAAGATCAGCCCGATTCTCAAGCGTCATACCAACGTTCAGGAAGAGCTCGATCAGGAAGTTCGCGGTAAGATTAAGAACCTGGAGGAGGGTTCGGCGGCCTGGGAGATTGAGTACGAGAAGGTTATGGGCAACCTTAAGCGCCTCAAAAATCTTGAGTAG
- a CDS encoding IS3 family transposase produces the protein MERHPAVSERRLCGLLALNRSTVWRQKKGVSRRVVNLEKEREKRELVQRMAELVEEYPTWGYRRIWAWLRFRDLLCINKKRVERLMCENGWQARCIVNTPRPRVAQSVSQASQPDERWAMDATSLYCEQDGWIGVMAVIDCCTREIVGIDVARRGRAVEAQRALESACLKRFGLIYPNGESRPVLRSDNGKVFTSKSFTGSCKQYGLTQEFITPYTPQQNGLIERFFRSLKEECIWMTNFKTFAQAREAIETWVEFYNAERLHQALGYKSPAEYGAQFGELVA, from the coding sequence ATGGAACGTCACCCGGCCGTGAGCGAGCGGAGGTTGTGCGGGCTCTTGGCGCTGAATCGCTCGACGGTCTGGCGTCAGAAAAAGGGTGTGAGCCGCCGGGTGGTCAACCTCGAAAAGGAGCGTGAGAAGCGCGAGCTCGTGCAGCGTATGGCGGAGCTTGTTGAGGAGTACCCGACATGGGGCTACCGCCGAATCTGGGCCTGGCTTCGTTTTCGAGACCTGCTTTGCATCAACAAAAAACGTGTCGAGCGCTTGATGTGCGAGAACGGCTGGCAGGCCCGCTGCATCGTAAATACGCCTCGCCCGCGTGTGGCTCAGTCTGTTTCACAAGCCTCACAGCCCGATGAGCGTTGGGCTATGGATGCGACGAGTTTGTATTGCGAACAAGACGGCTGGATTGGCGTGATGGCGGTGATTGACTGCTGCACCCGCGAGATTGTTGGCATCGACGTCGCTCGCCGTGGCCGCGCTGTGGAGGCGCAGCGAGCCCTGGAGAGCGCCTGTTTGAAGCGTTTTGGCCTTATCTACCCCAACGGCGAGTCGCGACCGGTGCTGCGCAGCGATAACGGCAAGGTGTTCACGTCGAAATCCTTTACCGGAAGCTGCAAGCAGTATGGCCTCACACAGGAATTCATCACGCCCTACACGCCGCAGCAGAACGGGCTGATTGAACGCTTCTTCCGCTCGCTCAAGGAGGAGTGCATCTGGATGACCAACTTCAAGACCTTTGCGCAGGCCCGGGAGGCAATCGAGACCTGGGTCGAGTTCTACAACGCCGAGCGGCTCCACCAGGCGCTCGGGTACAAATCACCGGCTGAGTATGGTGCTCAGTTTGGCGAGTTGGTGGCTTGA
- a CDS encoding DUF7107 domain-containing protein, with translation MSTFASPPPHATTSASALTTTARWVALSLFFLLFSQGCLGCDDRSNQEVDCSVAGECPACEFDSECTGDSICRLGTCTQPCATDNECSSDQICSRGRYCIDIPETITACRINSDCPSRRCDEGACVPADRCQVDSDCFEQQFCSLDGFCVPECEASLECPGNEICHQGRCVIGGDCSDNSDCGELGLCSDQGSCQIACQSDEECGTDATCFEGHCSAGCSDDAQCGDAGVCFRGACVNADPDDPTRPAPEPGEDPDEPGPDAGNLEDTGPTDDAGTNPGEEPSPDRDDAQECVTAADCGPNASCEDGLCVAVGICQSNADCSEGSTCQRGRCRLGCEADEHCRTGEICTEAGSCAPIESPDLSCRSSSDCGPCESCISGTCQVVDQLCVTDAQCGLGKDCQRGFCHYECADDLDCPYSQSCNSGVCQPASNPTACSSRADCGAQESCINGWCYNQCQSNSDCGEQMLCDQGVCQPDYRPGPECTGPNQCGPGATCVSGVCTMSCSSDTDCTFGAGACEFGYCAR, from the coding sequence ATGTCGACGTTCGCCTCACCCCCACCACATGCCACCACTTCGGCGTCGGCTCTCACCACGACCGCACGGTGGGTCGCCCTCTCCCTGTTCTTTCTACTCTTCTCCCAGGGCTGCCTGGGTTGCGACGATCGCAGCAACCAGGAGGTGGACTGCTCGGTAGCTGGCGAATGCCCGGCCTGTGAGTTCGATTCCGAGTGTACGGGCGACTCGATCTGCAGGCTCGGAACATGCACCCAGCCCTGTGCAACCGACAACGAATGCAGCTCCGACCAGATCTGCTCGCGTGGACGCTACTGCATCGATATCCCCGAAACGATCACCGCCTGCCGTATCAACAGCGACTGCCCCTCCCGACGCTGCGACGAAGGTGCCTGTGTTCCCGCGGACCGCTGCCAGGTCGACAGCGATTGTTTCGAGCAACAATTCTGCAGCCTCGACGGCTTCTGCGTCCCCGAATGCGAGGCCTCGTTGGAATGCCCGGGCAATGAGATCTGCCACCAGGGCCGCTGTGTCATCGGTGGCGACTGCTCCGACAATAGCGATTGCGGCGAACTTGGCCTGTGCAGTGACCAGGGCAGCTGCCAGATTGCCTGCCAGAGCGACGAAGAGTGCGGTACCGATGCCACCTGCTTTGAGGGCCATTGCTCCGCAGGATGCAGCGACGATGCCCAATGCGGCGACGCCGGCGTGTGCTTCCGCGGCGCCTGCGTCAACGCCGATCCCGACGATCCGACTCGCCCTGCCCCTGAGCCCGGCGAAGATCCGGACGAGCCCGGACCTGATGCCGGTAACCTCGAGGACACGGGCCCGACCGACGATGCGGGAACCAACCCCGGTGAGGAGCCCTCCCCCGACCGGGACGATGCTCAAGAGTGCGTCACCGCCGCCGACTGCGGCCCCAATGCCAGCTGTGAAGACGGCCTCTGCGTAGCGGTGGGTATCTGCCAGTCCAACGCCGACTGCTCCGAAGGCTCCACCTGCCAGCGAGGCCGCTGCCGGCTCGGCTGTGAGGCCGACGAGCATTGCCGCACCGGCGAAATCTGCACCGAGGCGGGCTCCTGTGCGCCGATTGAGTCTCCCGACCTGAGCTGCCGCTCCAGCAGTGACTGCGGCCCCTGCGAGTCTTGTATCTCGGGAACCTGCCAGGTCGTCGACCAACTCTGCGTCACCGATGCCCAATGTGGGCTTGGCAAAGACTGTCAGCGCGGCTTCTGTCACTATGAATGTGCCGACGACCTGGACTGCCCCTACAGCCAGAGCTGCAATTCCGGTGTCTGCCAGCCAGCATCGAACCCGACGGCCTGCTCCTCCCGGGCCGACTGCGGCGCCCAGGAAAGCTGCATCAACGGCTGGTGCTACAACCAGTGCCAGTCTAACAGCGATTGTGGCGAACAGATGCTTTGCGACCAGGGTGTCTGCCAACCGGACTACCGCCCCGGGCCCGAATGCACCGGGCCCAACCAATGCGGCCCCGGCGCGACATGTGTTAGCGGCGTGTGCACTATGAGCTGTTCTTCTGACACCGATTGCACCTTCGGCGCGGGAGCATGCGAATTCGGCTACTGCGCGCGGTAA